The proteins below come from a single Arthrobacter crystallopoietes genomic window:
- a CDS encoding four-helix bundle copper-binding protein, whose protein sequence is MSTTHHVLAVHPAAPETAPDHRVARAECIDACLDCAQACTSGADAWLDEPGETDMRALQRAQQNCAAICVATASILPRLGSPGTDSGKAFLETLLQACRSACTACLEQSKPHLSYPHSRLSHEACARCGQTCTALLATMELTRP, encoded by the coding sequence ATGAGCACCACTCACCATGTGCTTGCCGTGCATCCGGCGGCCCCCGAGACAGCTCCCGACCACCGTGTCGCCCGGGCCGAGTGCATTGATGCCTGTCTTGACTGCGCGCAGGCCTGCACGTCCGGCGCGGACGCCTGGCTGGATGAACCGGGAGAGACAGATATGCGCGCGCTCCAACGCGCCCAGCAGAACTGCGCGGCCATCTGCGTTGCCACCGCCTCGATCCTGCCACGCCTGGGCTCACCGGGCACAGACAGCGGCAAGGCCTTCCTTGAGACTTTGCTCCAGGCCTGCCGGTCAGCCTGCACGGCCTGCTTGGAACAGTCCAAGCCCCACCTCTCATACCCCCACAGCCGTCTGAGCCACGAAGCCTGCGCCCGGTGCGGGCAGACCTGCACCGCCCTGCTGGCAACGATGGAACTCACGCGGCCCTGA